In one Lolium rigidum isolate FL_2022 chromosome 3, APGP_CSIRO_Lrig_0.1, whole genome shotgun sequence genomic region, the following are encoded:
- the LOC124696131 gene encoding putative serine/threonine-protein kinase-like protein CCR3 codes for MALWTGLGQAATVAQLVGADVGGLISMIMQAALTARQNRRECEQVARRVLMIAELLPHLEACQEAVRPLAGLGDTLREAHELVVSCQGRNLAYQLAMAGRQANRFREVQNKIDSYLILFPIISHIGITRRLDRIYNILVPDSATSSASPPSSSPQVQEPTEVAREVLPHGTEEFTLAEIMAATNNFADDTIIGQGGSAIVYRGRLSDGREVAIKRARHPISSDLEDEFRTEIAILSQLQHKHIVRLLGTSCWSMNKEKHLLSLWRKRAERLLVYEYMDNGTLHDHLHNQPSSSPVTVSWKMRIDVLLGVSRAIEHLHCHAVPPVIHGDIKPANILLDSSWVPRLSDFGASVDWNPMKEYDTYAYVGTIGYLDPEYFQTGHLKPASDVYSLGVLMLEVLTGKKGVEVEGPLFDLPSFALPIIEAGNLEELLDKRPSPEPTPRHTASDSDIVTNSFGGTCNPAVT; via the exons ATGGCGCTGTGGACCGGGCTGGGTCAGGCAGCGACGGTGGCGCAGCTGGTCGGCGCGGACGTCGGCGGGCTCATCTCCATGATCATGCAGGCCGCGCTGACGGCTCGGCAGAACAGGAGGGAGTGCGAGCAGGTGGCGCGCCGGGTCCTCATGATCGCGGAGCTGCTGCCGCACCTGGAGGCGTGTCAGGAGGCGGTCCGGCCGCTGGCTGGGCTGGGCGACACGCTCCGGGAGGCGCACGAGCTCGTGGTGTCCTGCCAGGGGAGGAACCTGGCGTACCAGCTCGCCATGGCCGGGAGGCAGGCCAACAGGTTCAGGGAGGTCCAGAACAAAATCGACTCCTACCTCATCCTCTTCCCCATCATCAGCCACATCGGCATAACCCGCCGCCTCGATCGAATCTACAACATCCTCGTTCCAGATAGCGCCACAAGCTCAGCATCTCCACCCTCCAGTTCGCCCCAGGTGCAG GAGCCGACTGAGGTTGCTCGGGAGGTTCTACCGCATGGAACCGAAGAGTTCACGTTGGCAGAGATCATGGCGGCCACCAATAATTTCGCCGATGATACCATAATCGGCCAAGGTGGCTCAGCAATTGTGTACAGGGGCAGACTTTCCGATGGGCGTGAGGTGGCCATCAAGCGCGCTCGGCACCCGATCAGTTCCGATCTGGAGGATGAGTTCCGCACGGAGATTGCCATCCTATCGCAGCTCCAGCACAAGCACATCGTCCGCCTCCTTGGGACCAGCTGCTGGTCCATGAACAAGGAGAAGCACCTCTTATCCTTGTGGAGGAAGCGGGCCGAGCGGCTATTGGTGTACGAGTACATGGACAACGGCACGCTCCACGACCACCTGCACAACCAACCATCCTCCTCGCCGGTGACGGTGTCCTGGAAGATGCGCATCGATGTGCTCCTGGGCGTGTCGCGCGCCATCGAGCACCTGCACTGTCACGCCGTACCGCCGGTCATCCACGGCGACATCAAGCCGGCCAACATCCTTCTTGACTCCAGCTGGGTCCCGCGCCTGTCGGACTTCGGTGCGTCGGTCGACTGGAACCCGATGAAGGAGTATGACACATACGCCTACGTAGGCACAATCGGGTACCTCGATCCGGAATACTTTCAGACAGGCCATCTGAAGCCGGCGAGCGACGTTTACAGCTTGGGTGTGTTGATGCTCGAGGTTCTGACGGGGAAGAAGGGGGTGGAGGTGGAGGGACCACTGTTTGACTTGCCGTCCTTCGCTCTCCCCATCATTGAGGCCGGCAATCTAGAGGAGCTGCTGGACAAGCGCCCATCACCGGAGCCAACGCCACGGCACACTGCGTCAG